From a single Aminobacterium mobile DSM 12262 genomic region:
- the map gene encoding type I methionyl aminopeptidase encodes MIVLKTEEDLRYMRKAGRIVADVLDLIAGIVRPGITTADIDRAAEELMTKESATPAFKGYRVPGIPVAFPGAVCASINEEIVHGIPTQERYLEEGDIISIDVGACYKGYYGDAACTFPVGQVSLERQTLINVTLESLNRAVSVAKDGNTIGDIGYAVESYVVPKGFGLVRDYTGHGVGKHLHEPPQVPNFGRPGRGVTLKAGMTIAIEPMVMSGAEDTVVGPDRWVVLTADGSDAAHFERSVLITKDGAEVLTPWEWA; translated from the coding sequence ATGATTGTACTTAAGACGGAAGAAGATCTCCGATATATGCGGAAAGCGGGCCGGATCGTTGCTGATGTTCTCGATCTCATAGCAGGGATTGTCCGGCCCGGCATCACCACAGCCGATATTGATCGAGCTGCAGAAGAGCTTATGACAAAGGAAAGTGCAACGCCAGCCTTTAAAGGGTATCGGGTTCCAGGTATCCCCGTCGCTTTTCCGGGAGCTGTGTGTGCTTCTATTAATGAAGAGATAGTTCACGGGATACCTACTCAGGAGCGATATCTGGAAGAGGGGGACATTATAAGCATTGATGTAGGGGCTTGTTATAAAGGCTATTACGGAGATGCAGCTTGTACTTTCCCTGTCGGACAGGTGAGTCTTGAACGCCAAACTCTTATTAACGTGACCCTTGAAAGTTTAAACAGAGCAGTCTCTGTAGCAAAAGATGGGAATACCATAGGAGACATTGGATATGCGGTGGAATCCTATGTTGTTCCTAAAGGGTTTGGGCTCGTGAGAGATTACACTGGGCATGGTGTGGGGAAACACTTACACGAACCACCTCAAGTCCCGAATTTTGGACGCCCTGGAAGAGGCGTGACTCTCAAAGCAGGTATGACTATAGCCATAGAGCCTATGGTTATGTCGGGAGCGGAAGATACTGTTGTTGGGCCAGACCGTTGGGTAGTTCTCACTGCAGATGGCTCTGACGCTGCTCATTTTGAAAGATCCGTTCTCATCACAAAAGATGGGGCAGAGGTACTTACTCCTTGGGAATGGGCCTGA
- the rplX gene encoding 50S ribosomal protein L24, translated as MSKMRIRKGDLVKVISGKDKGKEGKILRNFPKEGKVIVEGVNMVTRHVKPTPKSPQSGLVKKEAPLHAAKIMLVCPSCGKATRVSRAFLEDGRKVRVCKKCGEIVDRV; from the coding sequence ATGAGCAAAATGAGAATTAGAAAGGGAGACCTTGTCAAGGTTATTTCAGGAAAAGACAAGGGGAAAGAAGGGAAAATTCTTCGTAATTTTCCCAAAGAGGGGAAGGTCATTGTCGAGGGCGTTAATATGGTCACTCGCCATGTAAAGCCGACCCCTAAAAGCCCTCAGTCTGGACTTGTGAAGAAGGAAGCCCCTCTTCATGCCGCAAAGATCATGCTTGTTTGCCCCTCCTGTGGCAAGGCAACGAGAGTTAGCCGAGCCTTTTTGGAGGATGGCAGAAAAGTTCGGGTCTGCAAAAAATGCGGCGAAATAGTAGACAGGGTGTAG
- the rpsE gene encoding 30S ribosomal protein S5, with amino-acid sequence MTMKRVDTKGLELSERVVAINRVSKVVKGGKRFKFSVLVVVGDGEQYVGVGMGKAKEISEAVRKGIDKATKNLRELKKVGSTIPHPVDGNFGAAHVLLKPAAPGTGVIAGGVVRAIMELGGVKDVLTKVIGRTSNPVNVAWATLQALETMRTPEEILRLRGKQTAQTEAE; translated from the coding sequence ATGACCATGAAACGTGTCGACACGAAAGGCTTAGAGCTCTCCGAGCGTGTTGTGGCTATTAACCGAGTCAGCAAGGTTGTAAAAGGTGGAAAACGTTTTAAGTTTAGCGTCCTTGTTGTCGTTGGAGATGGCGAGCAATACGTAGGTGTAGGGATGGGCAAAGCCAAAGAAATCTCCGAGGCTGTTCGTAAAGGTATTGATAAGGCGACGAAGAACCTTCGAGAATTGAAAAAAGTAGGGAGCACCATTCCCCACCCGGTAGACGGAAACTTTGGTGCGGCTCATGTGCTTCTTAAGCCAGCAGCACCAGGTACTGGAGTTATTGCCGGTGGAGTGGTTCGTGCCATTATGGAGCTTGGTGGGGTAAAGGACGTTCTTACTAAAGTTATAGGAAGAACATCTAATCCTGTTAATGTTGCTTGGGCAACGCTCCAGGCCCTTGAAACGATGAGGACGCCCGAAGAAATTTTGCGTCTGAGAGGGAAACAGACCGCTCAGACTGAGGCGGAATAA
- the rplV gene encoding 50S ribosomal protein L22 — MEAKAVARQVRLSPYKVRKILPLIRGKKANEAMMILKYCPNKAARVVSKVLQSAVANAEHNYGMDTDKLHVITATADQGPSMKRFRPVSMGRAHPYRHRTSHVTIIVAER, encoded by the coding sequence ATGGAAGCTAAAGCCGTTGCCAGACAGGTGAGGCTCTCTCCCTACAAGGTGAGAAAGATTCTGCCTCTCATCAGAGGGAAAAAAGCAAATGAAGCGATGATGATACTCAAGTATTGCCCTAATAAGGCAGCAAGAGTCGTCAGCAAGGTTTTGCAGAGTGCGGTAGCTAATGCTGAGCATAACTACGGCATGGATACTGACAAGCTGCATGTTATTACAGCTACGGCAGATCAGGGACCCAGCATGAAACGTTTTCGCCCCGTTTCTATGGGAAGAGCCCATCCCTATCGGCACCGTACCAGCCACGTAACGATTATCGTTGCAGAACGTTAA
- a CDS encoding KOW domain-containing RNA-binding protein, translating to MGMGLIVAGTFQVGQVVISRKGKDTGKWYVVVKVEPEKNRAYLSDGKRFQVSAPKLKNLSHLQPTRWVLEEIAGKISRGENIDSGRLQYLFSQVRNIVSSESDAGRLT from the coding sequence TTGGGAATGGGCCTGATTGTGGCTGGGACTTTTCAGGTTGGTCAGGTCGTTATTTCGAGAAAGGGAAAAGACACGGGGAAATGGTATGTTGTCGTGAAGGTAGAACCTGAAAAAAATAGGGCGTATCTTTCAGATGGCAAGAGATTTCAAGTGTCTGCCCCTAAACTTAAAAATCTGAGTCATCTTCAGCCTACTCGATGGGTTCTTGAAGAGATTGCAGGGAAGATTTCCAGGGGAGAAAATATAGATAGCGGGAGATTACAATATCTTTTTTCTCAGGTGAGAAATATAGTGAGTAGTGAGTCAGATGCAGGGAGGTTGACATAA
- the rplP gene encoding 50S ribosomal protein L16, producing the protein MLMPKRVKYRKPYRRPLRGTAKGGVTVAFGDYGLQALDCAWITARQIEATRIAISRKMKKGGKIWIRIFPDHPFTKKPLETRMGKGKGSPEFWVAPVKRGRILFEVAGVSREVVEDAFRTASHKLPVKVRIVAREGLGGE; encoded by the coding sequence ATGCTTATGCCGAAAAGAGTTAAATATCGGAAACCCTATCGGAGACCTCTTCGCGGTACAGCAAAGGGCGGCGTTACAGTTGCTTTTGGTGACTATGGCCTTCAGGCTCTTGATTGTGCCTGGATTACGGCTCGACAGATAGAAGCAACCCGTATCGCTATCTCCAGAAAAATGAAAAAGGGCGGTAAAATCTGGATCAGAATTTTCCCAGACCATCCCTTTACCAAAAAACCCCTTGAAACTCGTATGGGTAAGGGGAAGGGAAGCCCAGAGTTTTGGGTAGCTCCAGTTAAACGAGGGCGTATCCTTTTTGAAGTGGCCGGTGTCTCTCGAGAAGTTGTAGAAGATGCTTTCAGAACTGCTTCTCATAAGTTGCCTGTCAAGGTTAGAATTGTTGCCCGTGAAGGTCTGGGTGGTGAATAG
- the rpmD gene encoding 50S ribosomal protein L30: MAKLRITWVRSAIGHQLRQKKTIKALGLKKLHQTVEHEDVPQIRGMINQVHHLVEWAVVED; encoded by the coding sequence ATGGCTAAACTGCGTATTACATGGGTTAGAAGCGCGATTGGACATCAGCTTCGACAGAAGAAGACAATCAAGGCCCTTGGGCTCAAAAAACTTCATCAGACAGTAGAGCACGAGGATGTCCCCCAAATTCGTGGCATGATCAATCAGGTCCACCACCTTGTGGAATGGGCCGTTGTGGAAGACTAG
- the rplE gene encoding 50S ribosomal protein L5: protein MNPRFLDKYKNEVVPRLKEQFGYTNVMEVPRIVKIVVNVGVGEAKTDMKYMDAALAEVRAITGQQPLMKRAKKSIAGFKLRQGMPVGCKVTLRGARMWEFLDRLISLALPSIKDFQGISRRGFDGRGNYNLGLREQLIFPEVDYDDVIRTRGMNVSIVTTAKADEEAFALLKELGMPFSSR, encoded by the coding sequence ATGAATCCTCGTTTTCTTGACAAATACAAGAATGAAGTGGTGCCTCGACTGAAAGAACAGTTCGGTTACACCAATGTTATGGAGGTTCCACGGATTGTTAAAATCGTGGTTAATGTAGGTGTCGGTGAAGCGAAAACCGATATGAAATATATGGACGCCGCTCTTGCTGAGGTTCGGGCCATTACTGGTCAACAGCCTCTTATGAAGCGGGCAAAAAAGTCCATTGCCGGATTTAAACTTCGTCAAGGCATGCCGGTAGGATGTAAGGTGACTCTTCGAGGAGCCAGGATGTGGGAGTTCCTTGATCGTCTTATATCTTTGGCGTTGCCTTCCATTAAAGACTTCCAGGGAATTTCCCGTAGGGGTTTTGATGGGCGTGGAAATTATAACCTCGGGCTTAGAGAGCAGCTTATCTTCCCAGAGGTAGACTATGATGACGTAATCCGAACTCGCGGGATGAATGTTTCTATTGTAACAACTGCGAAAGCGGACGAAGAGGCCTTTGCCTTGCTGAAAGAGCTCGGCATGCCTTTCAGTAGCCGATAA
- the rpmJ gene encoding 50S ribosomal protein L36, with protein sequence MKVKPSVKPICEFCRVIRRKGVVRIICSKDPRHKQRQGARR encoded by the coding sequence ATGAAAGTGAAACCATCGGTAAAACCGATATGCGAATTTTGCCGGGTTATCCGGCGCAAAGGCGTGGTACGGATTATTTGCAGTAAGGATCCGCGCCACAAACAGAGACAGGGTGCAAGGAGGTAA
- a CDS encoding adenylate kinase — MRVVLLGPPGAGKGTQAAEIKKKYDVAHISTGDILRQNVKDQTSLGRQAQEYMNGGKLVPDDIIVRMMGERLKEKDCEKGFLLDGFPRTVPQAEALNELLQAMHLALDAVILLDVDDDLVVERLCGRRMCRQCGEIYHVTFKPSLKGAHCAKCGGELYQRDDDKESVIRSRLKVYHEQTAPLIAYYEERNLLRRVDAGTSSSLVMTAIEALFTKKVAE, encoded by the coding sequence ATGCGAGTCGTTCTGCTAGGACCGCCTGGCGCAGGCAAAGGAACCCAGGCGGCAGAAATAAAAAAGAAGTATGATGTAGCCCATATCTCTACGGGGGATATTCTCCGACAAAACGTAAAGGATCAGACGTCCTTAGGTCGTCAAGCACAAGAGTATATGAATGGCGGAAAGCTTGTTCCTGACGATATTATTGTTCGTATGATGGGCGAGCGGTTGAAAGAGAAGGACTGTGAGAAGGGGTTTTTGTTAGACGGATTCCCTCGCACGGTTCCGCAAGCTGAAGCGTTAAATGAACTTTTGCAAGCAATGCATCTTGCTCTTGATGCTGTTATATTGCTTGATGTGGATGATGATTTAGTGGTAGAAAGATTGTGTGGTCGTCGTATGTGCCGCCAGTGTGGGGAGATTTATCATGTGACGTTTAAACCCTCCCTCAAAGGTGCCCATTGCGCCAAATGCGGTGGAGAACTATATCAGCGCGACGATGATAAAGAATCGGTGATTCGAAGTCGTCTCAAGGTATACCATGAACAGACAGCACCACTCATTGCTTATTACGAGGAGAGAAATTTATTGCGACGGGTCGATGCTGGGACGTCAAGTTCTCTCGTAATGACTGCAATTGAGGCGTTATTTACTAAGAAGGTAGCTGAATGA
- the rpsQ gene encoding 30S ribosomal protein S17, protein MEARTPHRKKRVGTVVSDKMDKTIVVRVIRHDIHPLYGKRIIKATKYMASDPENTCRVGDLVSIVETRPLSRRKCWALERVIQRAPVLDTPVDEVAEEE, encoded by the coding sequence ATGGAGGCACGTACACCCCATCGTAAGAAACGGGTTGGCACGGTTGTCAGCGATAAAATGGACAAGACCATCGTCGTCCGTGTAATCCGGCACGATATTCATCCGTTGTACGGGAAGAGGATTATTAAAGCCACGAAGTATATGGCTAGTGATCCAGAAAACACCTGTCGGGTTGGGGATCTTGTGAGCATAGTGGAAACCCGGCCTTTAAGCCGTAGAAAATGCTGGGCTCTTGAGAGAGTTATTCAGAGAGCCCCAGTGCTTGACACTCCCGTTGACGAAGTGGCCGAGGAGGAATAG
- the secY gene encoding preprotein translocase subunit SecY: MIDSFRDAFKLPDLKRRILFTLGVLFIFRLGAHIPTPGIDASAMAQLFEQGAGVLGFLDIFAGGALRRFSIFALGVTPYINSSIVMQLLVIVFPALEKMQKEGEEGRKKIIRITRWGTILFAGIQAIGMTFWLGRVGIFHGGFFAGVIVVVTVTAGALAVMWLGEEITDHGIGNGISLLIFAGIVARLPEAIIRSWRMLRLGEMSIFVLILALLLMFAVIAGCILLQEGQRRLPVQYAKRVVGNKVYGGQSTFIPLKVNQSGVMPIIFASSILLFPYSIARFFSGNIALAVQKMFEPGSTVYMVLYIALIIFFSYFYTAVVFNPADIANNMKKYGGFILGIRPGRPTSEFIEKVMTRITLGGAIFLAIIALVPTLMTNIMGITSFYFGGTAVLIVVGVALDTVHQIEGQLLMRHYEGILKRRDSKSGSFLRF; this comes from the coding sequence GTGATAGATTCCTTCAGGGATGCCTTTAAGCTACCAGATCTAAAGAGACGGATACTATTTACACTTGGAGTTTTGTTTATTTTCCGTCTTGGCGCCCATATTCCAACGCCTGGCATTGATGCGTCTGCTATGGCCCAACTTTTTGAACAGGGTGCTGGTGTGCTCGGGTTCCTTGATATTTTTGCGGGTGGTGCGCTGAGGCGATTCAGTATTTTCGCTCTCGGCGTTACACCCTATATTAACTCGAGCATTGTTATGCAGCTCCTCGTTATTGTCTTTCCTGCCTTGGAAAAAATGCAGAAAGAAGGCGAGGAAGGAAGGAAAAAGATTATTCGTATTACCCGTTGGGGGACGATTCTTTTTGCTGGCATACAAGCGATAGGCATGACGTTCTGGCTTGGCCGAGTGGGAATATTCCATGGAGGCTTTTTTGCTGGGGTTATCGTAGTTGTGACGGTAACTGCTGGAGCATTAGCAGTGATGTGGCTTGGCGAGGAAATTACAGATCATGGAATTGGTAATGGCATTTCTTTGCTTATTTTTGCTGGTATCGTTGCTCGGCTCCCAGAAGCTATTATTCGTAGCTGGAGAATGTTGCGGTTAGGAGAAATGAGCATATTTGTTTTGATCTTAGCTCTTCTTCTTATGTTTGCTGTAATTGCAGGGTGTATTCTTCTGCAAGAAGGACAGCGACGTCTTCCAGTGCAATATGCGAAAAGGGTGGTTGGGAACAAGGTATATGGCGGACAAAGTACCTTTATACCATTAAAGGTTAACCAGTCTGGCGTTATGCCTATAATCTTCGCATCATCAATTCTATTGTTCCCTTATTCTATTGCCCGATTCTTCTCTGGGAACATTGCTTTAGCTGTTCAGAAGATGTTTGAGCCTGGCAGTACTGTTTATATGGTACTTTATATTGCTCTTATTATCTTCTTCTCTTACTTTTATACAGCGGTGGTCTTCAACCCAGCGGACATTGCCAATAACATGAAGAAGTATGGCGGGTTTATATTAGGGATTCGCCCAGGTCGCCCTACGTCGGAGTTTATAGAAAAGGTTATGACCAGAATTACTCTCGGTGGAGCGATTTTTCTCGCGATTATTGCCCTCGTCCCCACATTAATGACGAATATTATGGGGATTACGAGTTTTTACTTTGGTGGAACTGCGGTCTTGATTGTAGTAGGAGTAGCTCTTGACACTGTTCACCAGATCGAAGGACAGCTTCTCATGCGGCATTATGAAGGTATATTGAAGCGCCGTGATTCTAAGAGCGGAAGCTTCCTCAGATTCTAA
- the rpmC gene encoding 50S ribosomal protein L29 produces the protein MDAKSLRDLTLEELQEKHRQYKEELFNLRFQNAIGQLQNTSRIKAVKKTIARVLTVVREKQQASESAAGRR, from the coding sequence ATGGATGCGAAGAGTTTACGAGATTTGACTCTCGAAGAGCTTCAGGAGAAGCATCGTCAATATAAGGAAGAGCTGTTCAACCTTCGGTTTCAAAACGCCATTGGACAGCTTCAGAACACAAGCCGGATCAAAGCGGTAAAAAAGACCATCGCTAGAGTTTTAACGGTGGTACGAGAGAAACAGCAGGCTTCTGAAAGCGCTGCTGGAAGGAGGTAA
- the rplO gene encoding 50S ribosomal protein L15: MNLHDLRPAPGSRQKAKRLGQGIGSGNGKTAGKGTKGHKSRAGGGVRPGFEGGQMPITRRVPKRGFNNARFAKSYQIINLEQLADRFEAGSVVGVEDLYRAGLVRDLTKPVKILARGEISQGLTLRVHAFSAQAAEKIAAAGGKAEVI; the protein is encoded by the coding sequence ATGAATTTGCATGATCTTCGACCTGCTCCTGGTTCCCGCCAGAAAGCTAAACGTCTTGGACAGGGAATTGGTAGTGGGAATGGCAAAACAGCTGGGAAGGGAACAAAAGGCCATAAATCAAGAGCTGGCGGAGGAGTTCGTCCTGGTTTTGAAGGCGGGCAGATGCCCATTACACGAAGAGTTCCCAAACGCGGATTCAACAATGCCCGTTTTGCGAAGAGCTATCAGATTATTAATCTCGAACAGCTCGCAGATCGTTTTGAGGCTGGGTCTGTGGTTGGGGTAGAGGATCTCTATCGAGCAGGTCTTGTTAGAGATTTGACAAAGCCGGTAAAAATTCTCGCGAGAGGAGAAATTTCCCAGGGACTTACACTTAGGGTCCACGCCTTCAGTGCCCAGGCAGCTGAAAAAATAGCGGCTGCAGGTGGGAAGGCTGAGGTGATCTAA
- a CDS encoding type Z 30S ribosomal protein S14, translating to MARKAMKYKAQLPPKFKVRKYNRCPICGRIHSYMRQFDMCRCCFRKLAREGKIPGIVKSSW from the coding sequence ATGGCGCGTAAAGCAATGAAATATAAAGCACAGCTGCCCCCAAAGTTTAAGGTGCGGAAGTATAACAGATGCCCGATCTGCGGACGTATTCACTCGTATATGCGTCAGTTTGATATGTGCCGCTGCTGCTTCCGCAAGTTGGCTCGAGAGGGGAAGATCCCCGGAATCGTTAAGTCCAGCTGGTAA
- the rpsS gene encoding 30S ribosomal protein S19, with protein sequence MARSTKKGPYVDLKLLRRIEDMNVSGNKKVLKTWSRRSTIVPAMIGHTIAVHNGRIHIPIYISENMVGHKLGEFAPTRKLAHHAGQERSSRVK encoded by the coding sequence ATGGCTCGTTCCACTAAGAAAGGGCCCTATGTTGACCTTAAACTTCTTCGCAGGATAGAGGATATGAACGTATCGGGGAATAAAAAGGTTCTTAAAACCTGGTCTCGGCGTTCTACAATCGTTCCGGCGATGATTGGTCATACCATAGCGGTACATAATGGTCGAATTCATATTCCCATCTATATAAGTGAAAATATGGTGGGACATAAACTTGGAGAGTTTGCTCCGACCCGCAAATTAGCACATCATGCTGGGCAGGAACGCTCTTCGAGAGTGAAGTAG
- the rpsC gene encoding 30S ribosomal protein S3: MGQKVHPVGYRLGVVTEWESKWYAEGRDYAKKLHEDLKLRKWILDRWAHAGIARVDIERVGNVMRFSIWTSRPGVVIGRGGAEIQAVKEDLQKMTGSKIMINVQEIKNPDVEAQLVAENVSSALERRVSFRRAMKQAIFRAMKSGAKGIKIQCSGRLGGAEIARTEWYNEGQLPLSTLRADIDYGFSEAETMYGIIGVKVWIFRDKANEKPMATRPFRKRG, encoded by the coding sequence GTGGGACAGAAAGTTCACCCAGTGGGATACAGATTAGGTGTAGTGACAGAATGGGAGTCTAAGTGGTACGCTGAAGGCAGAGATTATGCAAAGAAGCTCCATGAAGATCTCAAACTAAGGAAGTGGATTCTGGATAGATGGGCCCATGCCGGTATCGCCAGAGTCGACATAGAGCGCGTGGGTAATGTTATGCGGTTTTCAATTTGGACCTCCCGGCCTGGTGTAGTAATTGGGCGTGGTGGCGCGGAGATTCAGGCGGTTAAAGAAGACCTTCAGAAGATGACTGGATCAAAAATTATGATCAACGTTCAGGAGATTAAAAATCCTGACGTGGAGGCCCAGCTTGTAGCGGAGAACGTATCCTCTGCGCTGGAGCGCCGGGTCAGCTTCCGGAGAGCCATGAAACAGGCTATCTTCCGAGCGATGAAATCTGGTGCAAAGGGTATCAAAATCCAGTGTTCTGGTCGTCTTGGAGGAGCTGAAATCGCGCGGACTGAATGGTATAACGAGGGGCAGTTGCCTCTTTCCACTCTTCGGGCCGATATTGATTACGGCTTTTCTGAAGCGGAAACCATGTATGGAATTATTGGCGTAAAGGTCTGGATATTTAGGGACAAGGCAAACGAAAAACCTATGGCAACCAGACCATTCAGAAAGAGGGGGTAA
- the rplN gene encoding 50S ribosomal protein L14 — protein sequence MIQLRTVLNVADNSGAKSLMCIQVLGGSGRRYGTIGDVIVASVREAIPNSNVAKGSVVKAVIVRTKKEVRRPDGSYVRFDDNAAVIIDNNGDPKGTRIFGPVGRELRAKKYMRILSLAPEVV from the coding sequence ATGATTCAGCTTAGAACAGTCCTTAATGTAGCTGATAACTCTGGGGCAAAAAGCCTGATGTGCATACAGGTTCTAGGCGGAAGTGGACGGCGGTATGGAACCATCGGAGATGTGATAGTCGCTTCAGTTCGAGAGGCTATCCCCAATAGCAATGTAGCTAAAGGTTCTGTGGTTAAAGCTGTCATTGTCCGTACGAAAAAGGAAGTGCGCCGTCCTGACGGATCTTATGTCCGTTTTGACGATAACGCAGCCGTAATTATCGACAACAATGGAGACCCTAAAGGGACACGCATATTTGGTCCTGTAGGAAGAGAACTCCGGGCCAAGAAGTATATGAGAATACTCTCTCTGGCTCCTGAAGTTGTCTAA
- the rplF gene encoding 50S ribosomal protein L6, translating into MSRIGRKPITLAKGTSVTIKDGKVIVKGPKGELSSALVPGISVSVDNDAIVVSRGNDEKQTRAYHGMMRALVANMVAGVTEGFVKNLEIVGVGYRAQMQGKKLILNVGYSNPVEYDPPKGIEILTDGPTKISVKGIDRQLVGQVAAIIRAFRSPEPYKGKGIRYAGEHIIRKAGKASAK; encoded by the coding sequence ATGTCGCGAATTGGACGTAAACCCATTACCCTCGCCAAGGGAACATCTGTAACAATAAAGGATGGCAAGGTTATAGTAAAAGGGCCCAAGGGAGAGCTTTCTTCTGCTCTTGTACCTGGGATTTCTGTTTCTGTCGATAACGATGCCATCGTTGTTTCTCGAGGAAATGATGAGAAACAAACGCGAGCCTATCATGGAATGATGCGGGCTCTTGTAGCAAATATGGTGGCTGGAGTAACAGAGGGTTTTGTGAAAAACCTGGAGATTGTTGGAGTTGGTTACCGTGCGCAGATGCAGGGTAAAAAACTTATTCTCAACGTGGGGTACTCCAATCCGGTGGAATACGATCCTCCAAAGGGGATTGAAATTCTAACCGACGGCCCCACTAAAATATCTGTTAAAGGCATTGATAGGCAGCTTGTTGGCCAGGTGGCTGCCATCATTCGAGCATTCAGGAGCCCTGAGCCCTATAAAGGGAAAGGTATCCGCTATGCTGGCGAGCATATTATCCGTAAGGCCGGCAAAGCCAGTGCCAAGTAA
- the infA gene encoding translation initiation factor IF-1 yields the protein MANKDEVIEVRGTVIEPLPNAMFRVELENGHKLLAHVSGKMRMHFIRILPGDKVLVEISPYDLTRGRIVYRYK from the coding sequence ATGGCCAACAAGGACGAAGTCATAGAGGTGCGAGGGACCGTAATAGAGCCACTTCCAAATGCCATGTTTCGGGTAGAATTAGAGAACGGCCACAAATTACTGGCCCATGTGTCGGGGAAGATGAGAATGCATTTTATACGTATTCTCCCAGGCGATAAGGTTCTTGTCGAGATTTCGCCCTACGACTTGACACGCGGACGAATAGTGTATAGATATAAATAA
- the rpsH gene encoding 30S ribosomal protein S8 encodes MYVTDPIADMLTRIRNANVVYHESVDIPHSNMKLSIAKILKEEGYVRNYKVINDPEKPYAVLRIFLNYGPNRERIIQGLRRISKPGRRIYVGKDNLPKVMGGLGIAIISTSHGLKTDTEASQLGLGGEVVCYVW; translated from the coding sequence ATGTATGTTACCGATCCAATAGCTGATATGCTGACGCGGATCCGGAATGCTAACGTGGTGTACCACGAGAGTGTTGATATCCCTCACAGCAATATGAAACTGAGCATAGCTAAGATTTTGAAAGAAGAGGGATATGTCCGGAATTATAAAGTCATCAACGATCCTGAAAAGCCCTATGCTGTTTTGCGTATTTTCCTGAATTACGGTCCTAACCGTGAACGAATTATTCAGGGACTTCGTCGGATCAGCAAACCGGGCAGAAGGATCTATGTGGGCAAAGACAATCTCCCCAAGGTTATGGGTGGTCTCGGAATTGCTATTATTTCCACTTCCCATGGCCTAAAGACTGATACTGAGGCATCTCAGCTTGGTCTTGGCGGAGAGGTCGTTTGCTACGTCTGGTAG
- the rplR gene encoding 50S ribosomal protein L18, translated as MKTKSRNDMRIIRHRRLRKQVSGTPERPRMAVYHSLNYIYVQIIDDMAGHTLVSASTLEKELKGSLSGHCNIEAAKAVGKLAAERALEKGIVSVVFDRGGHMFHGKVKALAEAAREAGLKF; from the coding sequence ATGAAAACGAAAAGCAGAAATGATATGCGAATCATCCGGCACCGGAGACTCAGGAAACAAGTTTCCGGAACGCCGGAGCGCCCTAGAATGGCCGTTTATCACAGTCTGAACTATATATATGTTCAGATTATCGATGACATGGCAGGCCATACTCTTGTCTCGGCTTCGACTCTTGAAAAGGAACTTAAGGGATCCCTTTCAGGTCACTGCAACATCGAAGCGGCCAAAGCAGTAGGCAAGCTTGCGGCAGAGCGGGCCCTTGAAAAAGGCATAGTGTCAGTTGTATTCGATAGGGGTGGGCACATGTTCCACGGAAAAGTCAAAGCCCTTGCCGAAGCAGCTCGCGAAGCCGGCCTGAAGTTCTAA